The following coding sequences lie in one Candidatus Neptunochlamydia sp. REUL1 genomic window:
- a CDS encoding UTP--glucose-1-phosphate uridylyltransferase: protein MKQLETHLERQRERLQSLLAMLGRTEGFYEKLEILNSLPEVDAYFSFPSPLKTFLSGVTPECEYAIKATFAIGQGPRLFEWEDIEEGKRLRPLLEDLLVLENFYQDMGGIIGYHHLILTLLGKEESGVGVDLRPPVGIDLRLETLAIREAIIKGIESQGKMAELYPVGGAADRLQLKDEKTEEGLPAARLVFLGKPLLEGVINDLQAREYLHYKLFGGQVITPIGMMTSHVNRNHDHIKEICAQNRWFGRPQESFCFFLQPSVPTFTREGNWCLQKPLKLLLKPGGHGMLWKLLRQSGVFTWLYEKGSQKALVRQINNPMAAIDYGLLAFLGFGYQGDKAFGFASCPRLVNAQEGMNVVKEKNGKEVLTNVEYCDFEKCGIEDEPFEEGGKYSRFPSNTNILFADLEEIEKVSKKLPNPGLLVNFRKGHHYHSPDQKEDIARLETTMQNIADGLSVSKEEDLPTYLTFNKRRKTISTTKRKSSAKGAMLETPEGCYYDYMLNAKELLETHCKMSLPSFPDELTFAKKGPSFLFSYHPALGPLYSIIGQKVQGGTITGGSELQLEIADLYLKDLNLEGSLLIHATDVMGHKEEGLLQYSEKTGQCVLENVHVVNEGIDWEEDHLFWRHDVKRRSSLTITLHGHSRFVAKDLTISGDLSLEVPHGMQMTAKEENGRVIFITESLDDLGNDTGPFWTYSVALDYSIEIKKTGKETFPVKGSLSQMT, encoded by the coding sequence GTGAAGCAGCTGGAAACGCACTTAGAGAGGCAGCGCGAGCGTCTCCAATCTCTTCTTGCCATGCTAGGGCGAACGGAGGGGTTCTATGAAAAGTTAGAGATCCTCAACTCTCTTCCTGAAGTGGATGCTTATTTTTCTTTTCCTTCTCCATTAAAAACATTCCTTTCTGGGGTAACACCCGAGTGTGAATATGCGATTAAAGCGACTTTTGCAATTGGACAAGGCCCCCGCCTTTTTGAGTGGGAGGATATTGAAGAGGGGAAACGTCTTCGACCTCTTTTGGAAGACCTTTTAGTTCTGGAGAACTTTTACCAAGATATGGGTGGGATTATTGGATACCACCACCTCATTTTAACATTGCTTGGGAAGGAAGAGAGTGGCGTGGGTGTTGATCTCCGTCCTCCTGTTGGAATTGACTTGAGATTGGAAACTCTAGCAATAAGAGAGGCCATTATCAAAGGGATTGAAAGCCAGGGGAAGATGGCGGAGCTTTATCCGGTTGGTGGAGCGGCTGACCGATTGCAACTTAAGGATGAAAAAACTGAGGAAGGACTCCCTGCGGCTCGCTTAGTTTTCCTAGGAAAACCCCTTCTAGAGGGGGTGATCAACGATCTGCAAGCGCGTGAATACCTCCACTATAAGCTTTTTGGGGGTCAAGTCATAACTCCGATAGGAATGATGACTTCGCATGTGAATCGGAATCACGATCATATCAAAGAAATTTGTGCTCAAAACCGGTGGTTTGGGCGCCCTCAAGAATCTTTTTGTTTCTTTTTGCAACCCTCTGTTCCCACTTTTACACGTGAAGGAAACTGGTGTTTGCAAAAACCTCTTAAGCTTCTTCTAAAGCCAGGAGGGCATGGGATGCTTTGGAAATTGCTTAGACAGTCGGGAGTATTTACATGGCTTTATGAGAAGGGGAGTCAAAAAGCCCTTGTGAGGCAGATCAATAATCCTATGGCTGCAATCGATTATGGCCTCCTTGCCTTTTTAGGTTTTGGCTACCAGGGAGATAAAGCCTTTGGTTTTGCTTCGTGTCCTCGCCTTGTGAACGCTCAAGAAGGAATGAATGTTGTAAAAGAGAAAAATGGCAAGGAAGTTCTGACAAACGTCGAATATTGCGACTTTGAAAAGTGTGGAATTGAAGACGAACCTTTTGAAGAAGGAGGGAAATATTCCCGCTTCCCTTCGAATACCAATATCCTTTTTGCCGATCTGGAAGAGATCGAAAAAGTTTCCAAGAAGCTCCCTAATCCAGGACTTCTTGTAAATTTTCGAAAAGGGCATCACTATCATAGCCCTGATCAGAAGGAAGACATTGCCCGTTTAGAAACAACGATGCAAAATATTGCTGATGGATTGTCGGTCTCCAAGGAGGAAGACTTGCCTACCTACCTGACGTTCAATAAGCGGCGGAAAACGATTTCAACCACTAAAAGAAAATCGTCTGCTAAGGGAGCTATGCTCGAAACTCCAGAGGGATGTTACTACGACTACATGCTTAATGCTAAAGAGCTGCTTGAAACCCATTGCAAAATGTCGCTTCCCTCATTTCCAGATGAATTGACGTTTGCCAAAAAGGGGCCCTCGTTTCTATTTAGTTATCATCCCGCGCTTGGTCCTCTCTATTCTATCATTGGGCAGAAGGTGCAGGGAGGAACGATTACAGGAGGCTCAGAGCTTCAGCTCGAAATTGCAGATCTATACCTCAAGGATCTTAATCTCGAGGGAAGTCTTTTGATTCATGCGACAGATGTCATGGGACACAAGGAAGAAGGGTTGCTCCAATACTCAGAGAAGACAGGGCAATGTGTTTTGGAAAATGTCCATGTTGTGAATGAGGGAATTGATTGGGAAGAGGACCATCTTTTTTGGCGCCACGATGTGAAGCGGCGCTCAAGTCTTACCATCACGCTTCATGGGCATTCAAGATTTGTGGCTAAGGATTTGACGATTTCCGGGGACCTATCCTTAGAAGTTCCACATGGAATGCAAATGACGGCTAAAGAAGAAAATGGTCGTGTGATTTTTATCACTGAATCTTTGGATGACTTGGGGAATGATACGGGCCCTTTTTGGACGTATTCTGTTGCTCTAGACTATTCCATAGAGATAAAAAAAACCGGAAAGGAAACCTTTCCGGTTAAAGGCTCGTTAAGTCAGATGACTTAA
- the prfB gene encoding peptide chain release factor 2: protein MLITGFFICGGIFDLEAKEKEVVILEKKMGEGDFWSDNDAAQIVISQCNTLKEWTIPYNSIKTRFEASKELLEEMEEEEDPELYSDLLKELDEVQQGIEDLEVKKMLSGELDNKNCYLSVNAGAGGTESCDWAQMLLRMYQKWAAKRKWKVELVEKLDGEVAGVKNATLHVTGPFAYGYCKAEKGVHRLVRISPFDSNARRHTSFVSVDIIPEVTDDIQIEIKPDEIRIDTFRSSGAGGQHVNTTDSAVRITHLATGIVVSCQGERSQLQNKETCFKMLRSKLYEKEILEREEAISKMGGEKKDIAWGSQIRNYVFQPYTLVKDTRTKYEEGNIQEVMDGSLDGFVNAYLKEFG, encoded by the coding sequence ATATTAATAACAGGCTTCTTCATATGTGGAGGTATCTTTGACTTAGAGGCGAAGGAAAAAGAAGTTGTTATTTTAGAAAAAAAGATGGGAGAGGGAGATTTTTGGTCGGATAATGATGCGGCACAAATCGTTATTTCTCAGTGTAATACGCTTAAAGAGTGGACGATTCCCTACAATAGTATTAAAACAAGATTTGAAGCTTCAAAAGAGCTTCTTGAAGAGATGGAAGAGGAAGAAGATCCTGAGCTCTATAGTGATCTTTTGAAAGAGCTTGATGAGGTGCAGCAGGGGATTGAAGATCTCGAAGTAAAAAAAATGCTTTCAGGTGAGCTCGATAATAAGAACTGTTATTTGAGTGTCAACGCAGGCGCTGGGGGTACCGAGTCTTGCGATTGGGCGCAGATGCTTCTTCGGATGTATCAGAAATGGGCAGCTAAACGAAAGTGGAAAGTAGAGCTCGTTGAAAAACTCGACGGAGAAGTTGCGGGGGTCAAGAATGCAACACTCCATGTCACAGGCCCCTTTGCCTACGGATATTGCAAAGCAGAGAAGGGGGTGCATCGCCTTGTCCGTATTTCTCCATTCGATAGCAACGCCAGACGTCATACAAGTTTTGTTTCTGTAGATATCATTCCGGAAGTTACCGATGACATACAAATTGAAATCAAGCCGGATGAGATTCGGATTGATACGTTCCGCTCATCTGGTGCTGGCGGGCAGCATGTCAACACAACCGATTCTGCGGTGCGGATCACTCATCTAGCAACAGGGATTGTTGTCTCGTGCCAAGGAGAGCGGAGCCAGTTACAGAATAAAGAGACCTGTTTTAAAATGCTTCGTTCAAAGCTATATGAAAAAGAGATTTTGGAGCGGGAAGAAGCCATTTCAAAAATGGGAGGGGAAAAGAAGGACATTGCTTGGGGCTCTCAGATTCGCAATTATGTTTTTCAACCCTACACACTTGTCAAAGATACACGCACCAAGTATGAAGAGGGGAATATTCAAGAGGTCATGGATGGATCTTTGGATGGATTTGTAAATGCATACTTAAAGGAATTTGGTTAG
- a CDS encoding GNAT family N-acetyltransferase has protein sequence MGIPDESEYDVRYTTPKDHPYLQKWLEMEENRLWYPVSSDKDVENMSRNWVGFYKYGASLTATYKEEVAGIATLFLMPYRKVIHHCLLYFIVNPQMKGQGVGTSIVKNITHLGKSYFRFEWINAEVWEGCPALPILEKLGYVEVAKQEKYIKKKDGTYLARHVMQVNLLEGKDGK, from the coding sequence GTGGGTATCCCAGATGAAAGTGAATATGATGTAAGGTATACGACTCCAAAGGATCATCCTTACCTTCAAAAGTGGTTGGAAATGGAGGAAAATCGCCTTTGGTATCCTGTCTCTTCAGACAAAGATGTTGAAAATATGAGTAGGAATTGGGTGGGTTTTTACAAGTATGGAGCAAGTTTAACGGCAACTTACAAGGAGGAGGTGGCAGGCATTGCCACACTTTTTCTCATGCCATATCGGAAGGTGATACATCACTGCCTCCTCTACTTTATTGTGAACCCTCAAATGAAGGGGCAAGGAGTAGGAACTTCAATTGTAAAGAATATCACGCACCTTGGCAAAAGCTATTTCCGTTTTGAGTGGATCAATGCCGAAGTTTGGGAAGGGTGTCCTGCTCTTCCGATTTTGGAAAAGTTGGGGTATGTTGAGGTGGCAAAACAAGAGAAGTATATTAAGAAAAAAGATGGAACCTACTTAGCGCGCCATGTCATGCAAGTTAACCTTCTGGAGGGCAAGGATGGGAAGTAA
- a CDS encoding GNAT family N-acetyltransferase — MGSKPDVTFRPTDKKDLPLFIEWLLQPGVLVGFPMMDRREVEDAVRLWIHYIDKGLSITALYKKKPVGAANLYLHEVEKMAHQSLFVVILDEKHRGMGIGTLLLKEIIKLGLKRDLEILHLEVYDKNPAVRLYKRLGFKEYGRHARYLKDAEGNYYDKILMQMEIQ, encoded by the coding sequence ATGGGAAGTAAACCGGATGTGACGTTTAGGCCAACTGATAAAAAAGACCTTCCTCTTTTTATAGAGTGGCTTCTTCAACCGGGGGTTCTTGTTGGGTTTCCAATGATGGACCGAAGAGAGGTAGAGGATGCCGTTCGCCTCTGGATCCACTATATCGATAAGGGGTTGTCTATCACAGCACTCTATAAGAAAAAACCGGTTGGTGCTGCAAATCTTTATCTACATGAGGTGGAAAAGATGGCTCATCAATCACTGTTTGTAGTCATTCTTGATGAAAAGCACAGAGGAATGGGGATCGGGACACTTCTTTTGAAAGAAATCATAAAGCTTGGGCTTAAACGAGACCTTGAGATTCTTCACTTAGAGGTTTATGACAAAAATCCGGCGGTCCGTCTTTACAAAAGACTTGGTTTTAAGGAGTATGGGCGCCATGCTCGCTATCTAAAAGATGCTGAGGGAAATTACTACGACAAAATTTTAATGCAAATGGAAATTCAATAG
- a CDS encoding YebC/PmpR family DNA-binding transcriptional regulator — MAGHSKWANIKHKKGRADAKKGKIFSRCAKEIISAVKQGGPDPKANTKLRLALQKAKAANVPSDVIDRNIKKASSADQADFTELTYELYGHGGVGIIVDAMTDNKNRTASDMRIATNKKGGSIGSPGSVAFNFDRKGVIQIGKDQGDEESLFMQSTDAGADDFDVAEDTFIVVTPPDLLYEVKDKLENAGIAVGETSLEMIPKTTVPCDDDKRAANEALIEFLEELDDVDAVFHNMED; from the coding sequence ATGGCTGGACATAGTAAGTGGGCAAATATTAAGCATAAAAAAGGGCGAGCCGATGCAAAGAAGGGGAAGATCTTTTCTCGGTGTGCAAAAGAGATTATTAGCGCGGTAAAGCAGGGAGGGCCGGATCCTAAAGCAAATACAAAACTGCGTCTTGCATTGCAAAAAGCAAAGGCGGCGAATGTTCCTTCTGACGTCATTGATCGCAATATTAAAAAAGCGTCAAGCGCAGATCAAGCAGACTTTACCGAACTGACATACGAGCTCTATGGACATGGAGGGGTTGGAATCATCGTGGATGCCATGACAGATAATAAGAACCGCACAGCTTCTGATATGAGGATTGCAACGAACAAAAAAGGGGGGAGTATTGGTTCACCTGGATCTGTTGCCTTTAACTTTGATCGGAAAGGGGTGATTCAGATTGGAAAAGATCAGGGGGACGAAGAGTCTCTTTTCATGCAATCAACGGATGCAGGTGCTGATGATTTTGATGTTGCAGAAGACACCTTTATTGTAGTGACTCCTCCAGACCTGTTATATGAGGTGAAAGACAAGCTTGAAAACGCAGGAATTGCGGTTGGAGAGACAAGCCTTGAGATGATTCCAAAAACCACAGTTCCCTGTGATGACGATAAGCGCGCTGCCAACGAGGCACTCATCGAGTTTCTTGAGGAGCTAGATGATGTCGATGCTGTCTTCCATAACATGGAAGATTAG
- a CDS encoding CDP-alcohol phosphatidyltransferase family protein, which yields MIDSDYRTPYQRLIIEPLLKKAFLKGVSPLMVTLIGVVSGILIPFFLYLHQSIGALILLGISGFCDTLDGSLARYKNLSSPAGAVLDIVADRLVEWAILLGLFLYAPESRGFMTIWMLGSILLCITTFLVVGIFQENSSEKSFHYSPGLIERTEAFIFFSLMILFQTFFTFLALLFGALTLLTAIIRIKQFIKK from the coding sequence TGATCATTGAACCACTGCTCAAAAAAGCATTTTTGAAGGGGGTGTCCCCTTTAATGGTGACCCTTATAGGAGTCGTTTCTGGTATCTTAATTCCCTTCTTTCTGTATCTTCACCAGTCGATTGGCGCTTTAATCTTGCTAGGGATCAGCGGGTTTTGCGACACGCTTGATGGATCTCTAGCCCGCTATAAGAATCTGTCCTCTCCAGCTGGAGCCGTCTTAGATATTGTAGCGGACCGCCTCGTCGAATGGGCTATTCTATTAGGGCTATTCCTTTATGCCCCTGAAAGCCGAGGGTTCATGACGATTTGGATGCTCGGCTCTATTTTGCTCTGTATCACTACATTTCTGGTTGTAGGCATTTTTCAGGAAAACTCCTCAGAAAAGAGCTTCCATTATAGCCCTGGATTGATTGAGAGAACAGAGGCCTTTATCTTCTTTAGTTTAATGATCTTATTTCAAACTTTTTTTACATTTTTGGCTCTTCTTTTTGGAGCCCTAACTCTTTTAACTGCAATCATCCGAATCAAACAGTTTATTAAAAAATAA